Proteins from a single region of Streptomyces griseiscabiei:
- a CDS encoding RsmB/NOP family class I SAM-dependent RNA methyltransferase, with translation MSEQSRPRKPGKPYRRPHRDPVRMLAFEALRAVDERDAYANLVLPPLLRRAREKEGPEKFDGRDAALATELVYGTLRRQGTYDAVIAECVDRPLREVDPPVLDVLSLGAHQLLGTRIPTHAAVSASVDLARVVLGDGRAKFVNAVLRKIAQHDLDGWLERVAPPYDEDPEDHLAVVHSHPRWVVSALWDSLGGGRAGIEDLLEADNERPEVTLVARPGRSTAEELLREEAAVAGRWSPYAVRLSEGGEPGAVDAVREGRAGVQDEGSQLVAIALANAPLEGPDKAWLDGCAGPGGKAALLAALAAERGAVLLASEKQPHRAGLVAKALHGNPGPYQVIAADGTRPPWRPGSFDRVLMDVPCTGLGALRRRPEARWRRRPEDLDGFAPLQRALLRTALESVRVGGVVGYATCSPHLAETRAVVDDVLKSYGDAADLIDARPLLEGVPALGEGPDVQLWPHLHGTDAMYLALIRRVA, from the coding sequence GTGAGTGAGCAGTCCCGTCCGCGCAAGCCGGGCAAGCCGTACCGCCGTCCCCACAGGGACCCCGTCCGTATGCTCGCCTTCGAGGCGCTCCGGGCCGTCGACGAACGGGACGCGTACGCGAACCTCGTTCTGCCGCCGCTGCTGCGCCGGGCGCGGGAGAAGGAGGGGCCCGAGAAGTTCGACGGGCGGGACGCGGCGCTGGCGACCGAGCTGGTGTACGGGACGCTGCGGCGGCAGGGCACCTACGACGCGGTGATCGCGGAGTGTGTGGACCGGCCGTTGCGCGAGGTCGACCCGCCGGTGCTCGATGTGCTGAGCCTCGGCGCGCACCAGTTGCTCGGGACGCGGATTCCCACCCATGCCGCCGTGTCCGCCTCGGTGGATCTCGCGCGGGTCGTGCTCGGGGACGGGCGGGCCAAGTTCGTGAACGCCGTGCTGCGCAAGATCGCACAGCATGACCTCGACGGCTGGCTGGAGCGGGTCGCGCCGCCCTACGACGAGGACCCCGAGGACCACCTCGCCGTCGTCCACTCGCATCCCCGCTGGGTCGTCTCCGCGCTCTGGGACTCCCTGGGCGGCGGACGGGCCGGTATCGAGGATCTGTTGGAGGCCGACAATGAGCGGCCCGAGGTCACCCTGGTCGCCCGTCCCGGCCGGTCCACCGCCGAGGAACTCCTGCGGGAGGAGGCCGCGGTGGCGGGGCGCTGGTCTCCGTACGCCGTGCGGCTCTCCGAGGGCGGGGAACCGGGTGCCGTGGACGCCGTACGGGAGGGCCGTGCCGGGGTGCAGGACGAGGGCAGCCAGCTGGTGGCGATCGCCCTCGCCAACGCTCCGTTGGAGGGTCCCGACAAGGCATGGCTCGACGGGTGTGCCGGGCCCGGTGGCAAGGCCGCGCTGCTCGCCGCCCTCGCCGCCGAGCGCGGGGCCGTACTCCTCGCCTCCGAGAAGCAGCCGCACCGGGCGGGGCTGGTCGCGAAGGCGCTGCACGGCAACCCCGGGCCGTACCAGGTGATCGCCGCCGACGGGACCCGTCCGCCCTGGCGGCCGGGGTCCTTCGACCGGGTGCTGATGGACGTGCCCTGCACCGGGCTGGGCGCCCTGCGGCGGCGGCCCGAGGCGCGCTGGCGGCGGCGGCCTGAGGACCTGGACGGGTTCGCCCCGCTCCAGCGGGCGCTGCTGCGGACCGCGCTGGAGTCCGTACGGGTCGGCGGAGTCGTCGGCTACGCCACCTGCTCGCCGCATCTCGCCGAGACCCGCGCGGTCGTCGACGACGTGCTCAAGAGCTACGGCGACGCGGCCGACCTCATCGACGCGCGGCCGCTGCTGGAGGGCGTCCCGGCGCTGGGCGAGGGGCCGGACGTCCAGCTGTGGCCGCATCTGCACGGCACGGACGCCATGTATCTGGCCCTCATCCGCCGGGTGGCGTAG
- the fmt gene encoding methionyl-tRNA formyltransferase: protein MKLVFAGTPEVAVPALDALIASGRHEVAAVVTRPDAPAGRGRRLVASPVAQRAEEAGIEVLKPHRPRDEEFLARLREIAPDCCPVVAYGALLPRVALDVPAHGWVNLHFSLLPAWRGAAPVQHSIMAGDEITGASTFLIEEGLDSGPVYGTVTEVIRPTDTSGDLLTRLAFAGSGLLAATMDGIEDGTLKAVPQPGDGITLAPKITVEDAQIDWAAPALRVDRVVRGCTPAPGAWTTFRGERLKLIQVAPVPDHAELAPGALEVGKNHVYAGTGSYAVELLWVQAQGKKPMRAADWARGVRIESGESVGD, encoded by the coding sequence ATGAAGCTTGTCTTCGCTGGTACCCCAGAGGTCGCTGTTCCCGCGCTGGACGCGTTGATCGCGTCGGGAAGGCATGAGGTGGCCGCGGTCGTGACGCGGCCGGACGCGCCGGCGGGGCGGGGGCGGCGGCTGGTCGCGAGCCCGGTGGCGCAGCGGGCCGAGGAGGCGGGCATCGAGGTGCTGAAGCCGCACCGGCCCCGGGACGAGGAGTTCCTCGCGCGGCTGAGGGAGATCGCGCCCGACTGCTGCCCGGTCGTCGCGTACGGCGCGCTCCTGCCCCGTGTCGCCCTCGACGTCCCCGCCCACGGCTGGGTCAACCTGCACTTCTCCCTGCTGCCCGCCTGGCGGGGCGCCGCCCCCGTACAGCACTCGATCATGGCCGGGGACGAGATCACCGGCGCGTCCACCTTCCTGATCGAGGAGGGGCTCGACTCCGGGCCGGTGTACGGGACGGTCACCGAGGTGATCCGGCCGACGGACACCAGCGGCGACCTGCTGACCCGGCTCGCCTTCGCGGGGTCCGGGCTGCTCGCCGCCACGATGGACGGCATCGAGGACGGGACCCTGAAGGCCGTGCCCCAGCCCGGGGACGGGATCACCCTCGCGCCGAAGATCACCGTGGAGGACGCGCAGATCGACTGGGCCGCCCCCGCCCTGCGCGTCGACCGGGTGGTGCGCGGCTGCACGCCCGCGCCGGGCGCCTGGACGACGTTCCGCGGCGAACGGCTGAAGCTCATCCAGGTCGCGCCCGTGCCCGACCACGCCGAACTCGCCCCGGGGGCGCTGGAGGTCGGCAAGAACCACGTGTACGCCGGTACCGGGTCGTACGCCGTGGAACTGCTCTGGGTGCAGGCGCAGGGCAAGAAGCCGATGCGGGCCGCCGACTGGGCGCGCGGGGTGCGCATCGAGTCCGGCGAGTCCGTCGGGGACTGA
- a CDS encoding primosomal protein N', whose product MSDEDGQRGGGAVGDAVPEQLALVREAVRKAKVPRAKPRTWRGAALAKELPVARVLVDKGVLHLDRYFDYAVPEELDAVAQPGVRVRVRFGAGGRNVREGRREGGSLIDGFLVERVAESEYSGPLAALAQVVSPEPVLGPELLGLARAVADRYAGSLADVLQLAVPPRHARAEAVETGEPAPPPGAPEPGTWLRYGRGEGFLRALAGGGAPRAVWTALPGPEWAEEIARAVQATLASGRGALVVVPAGRPAARVDEALGALLGEGRHALLTADAGQEKRYREWLAVRRGAVRAVVGTRAAMFAPVRDLGLVVVWDDGDAGHSDDNAPFPHVREVLELRATRDRCAFLLGGWSCTVEAAQLVESGWAAPIVAGREQVRAAAPRVRTVGDGDLARDEAARAARLPSLAWQVARDGLRDGPVLVQVPRRGYVPRMACARCREPARCRHCAGPLEARDGAGALLCGWCGREEAGWHCPECGGFRLRAQIVGARRTAEELGRAFPAVPVRTSGREHVLDTVPGTPALVVSTPGAEPVAEGGYAAALLLDGWAMLGRPDLRAGEDALRRWIGAAALVRNQGAGGTVVVVAEPTLRPVQALVRWDPVGHAVRELAERAELGFPPVSRMAAVSGPARAVVDFLGAVELPSDAEVLGPVPVAAPPLPGVGAGAGPVAGEGAGARRARRGGAPPAGEPWERALIRVPPGSGAALAGALKSAQAARMARGMSEEARVRIRVDPSDIG is encoded by the coding sequence GTGAGCGACGAGGACGGGCAGAGGGGTGGCGGCGCGGTGGGGGACGCGGTGCCGGAGCAGCTCGCGCTCGTGCGGGAGGCGGTGCGGAAGGCGAAGGTGCCGCGGGCCAAGCCGCGGACCTGGCGGGGGGCGGCGCTGGCGAAGGAGTTGCCGGTCGCCCGGGTGCTGGTCGACAAGGGGGTGCTGCATCTTGATCGGTACTTCGACTATGCGGTGCCGGAGGAGCTGGACGCCGTCGCGCAGCCCGGGGTGCGGGTGCGGGTGCGGTTCGGGGCCGGGGGGCGCAATGTCAGGGAGGGCCGGCGGGAGGGCGGCTCGCTGATCGACGGGTTTCTCGTCGAGCGGGTCGCCGAGTCGGAGTACTCCGGGCCCTTGGCCGCGCTCGCGCAGGTCGTCTCGCCGGAGCCGGTGCTGGGGCCGGAGCTGCTGGGGCTGGCGCGGGCGGTGGCCGACCGGTACGCGGGGAGTCTCGCGGACGTGCTGCAGCTGGCCGTTCCGCCCCGGCACGCTCGGGCGGAGGCCGTGGAGACGGGGGAGCCGGCGCCGCCTCCGGGCGCGCCCGAGCCGGGGACATGGCTGCGGTACGGACGGGGCGAGGGATTCCTGCGGGCACTGGCCGGCGGGGGTGCGCCCCGGGCCGTGTGGACCGCGCTGCCGGGGCCGGAGTGGGCCGAGGAGATCGCGCGTGCCGTGCAGGCGACGCTCGCCTCCGGGCGCGGGGCGCTCGTCGTCGTCCCGGCCGGGCGGCCCGCCGCCCGGGTGGACGAGGCGCTCGGGGCGCTGCTCGGCGAGGGACGGCACGCGCTGCTGACCGCCGACGCCGGGCAGGAGAAGCGGTACCGGGAGTGGCTCGCCGTCCGGCGGGGCGCCGTCCGGGCCGTGGTCGGGACCCGGGCGGCCATGTTCGCGCCCGTGCGTGACCTCGGGCTGGTCGTCGTCTGGGACGACGGCGACGCCGGTCACAGTGATGACAACGCCCCGTTCCCGCATGTGCGGGAGGTGCTGGAGCTGAGGGCGACCCGGGACAGGTGCGCGTTCCTGCTGGGCGGCTGGAGCTGCACGGTCGAGGCCGCGCAGCTCGTCGAGAGCGGCTGGGCCGCGCCGATCGTCGCCGGCCGGGAGCAGGTGCGGGCCGCCGCGCCGAGGGTGCGGACCGTGGGGGACGGGGATCTCGCGCGGGACGAGGCGGCCCGGGCGGCGCGGCTGCCCAGCCTGGCCTGGCAGGTCGCCAGGGACGGCTTGCGGGACGGGCCCGTGCTGGTGCAGGTGCCCCGGCGCGGTTATGTGCCGCGGATGGCCTGCGCGCGGTGCCGGGAGCCCGCCCGCTGCCGGCACTGCGCGGGGCCGTTGGAGGCCCGGGACGGCGCCGGGGCCCTGCTGTGCGGGTGGTGCGGACGGGAGGAGGCCGGCTGGCACTGCCCCGAGTGCGGTGGCTTCCGGCTGCGGGCACAGATCGTGGGGGCGCGGCGGACCGCCGAGGAGCTGGGGCGGGCCTTTCCCGCCGTGCCCGTGCGGACCTCCGGGCGGGAGCATGTGCTCGACACCGTCCCGGGGACGCCCGCGCTGGTCGTGAGCACGCCGGGGGCCGAGCCGGTCGCCGAGGGCGGGTACGCCGCCGCGCTGCTGCTCGACGGCTGGGCCATGCTCGGACGGCCCGATCTGCGGGCCGGGGAGGACGCGCTGCGCCGGTGGATCGGCGCCGCCGCGCTCGTCCGGAACCAGGGGGCGGGCGGCACGGTCGTCGTGGTCGCCGAGCCGACCCTGCGGCCCGTGCAGGCACTGGTGCGTTGGGATCCTGTGGGGCATGCGGTACGGGAACTCGCCGAGCGGGCCGAGCTGGGGTTCCCGCCCGTGTCGAGGATGGCGGCGGTGTCCGGGCCGGCCCGGGCCGTGGTCGACTTTCTGGGCGCGGTCGAACTGCCGTCGGACGCCGAGGTGTTGGGGCCGGTGCCGGTGGCCGCGCCGCCGCTCCCCGGAGTGGGGGCGGGGGCCGGGCCCGTCGCGGGTGAGGGCGCGGGCGCGCGGAGGGCGCGGCGGGGCGGGGCGCCGCCCGCGGGGGAGCCGTGGGAGCGGGCGTTGATCCGGGTGCCGCCCGGGAGCGGGGCGGCGCTGGCCGGTGCGTTGAAGAGCGCGCAGGCGGCGCGGATGGCGCGGGGGATGAGCGAGGAGGCGCGGGTACGGATTCGAGTGGATCCCTCGGACATCGGGTGA
- the metK gene encoding methionine adenosyltransferase → MSRRLFTSESVTEGHPDKIADQISDAILDALLREDPTSRVAVETLITTGLVHVAGEVTTKAYAPIAQLVRDTILDIGYDSSKKGFDGASCGVSVSIGAQSPDIAQGVDTAYESRVEGDEDELDKQGAGDQGLMFGYASDETPTLMPLPIFLAHRLSKRLSEVRKNGTIPYLRPDGKTQVTIEYDGDKAVRLDTVVVSSQHASDIDLESLLAPDIREFVVEPELKALLDDGIKLDTEGYRLLVNPTGRFEIGGPMGDAGLTGRKIIIDTYGGMARHGGGAFSGKDPSKVDRSAAYAMRWVAKNVVAAGLASRCEVQVAYAIGKAEPVGLFVETFGTAKVDTDRIEKAIDEVFDLRPAAIIRDLDLLRPIYGQTAAYGHFGRELPEFTWERTDRVEALRTAAGL, encoded by the coding sequence GTGTCCCGTCGTCTGTTCACCTCGGAGTCCGTGACCGAGGGTCACCCCGACAAGATCGCTGACCAGATCAGCGATGCCATTCTCGATGCGCTCCTGCGCGAGGACCCCACGTCCCGTGTCGCAGTGGAGACGCTCATCACCACCGGCCTGGTGCACGTGGCCGGCGAGGTCACGACCAAGGCGTACGCGCCGATCGCCCAGCTGGTGCGCGACACCATCCTGGACATCGGCTACGACTCTTCGAAGAAGGGCTTCGACGGCGCCTCCTGCGGTGTGTCGGTGTCGATCGGCGCACAGTCCCCGGACATCGCGCAGGGTGTGGACACGGCCTACGAGTCACGTGTCGAGGGTGACGAGGACGAGCTGGACAAGCAGGGCGCCGGCGACCAGGGCCTGATGTTCGGCTACGCGTCGGACGAGACGCCGACCCTGATGCCGCTCCCGATCTTCCTGGCGCACCGCCTGTCGAAGCGCCTCTCCGAGGTCCGCAAGAACGGCACGATCCCCTACCTCCGTCCCGACGGAAAGACCCAGGTCACCATCGAGTACGACGGTGACAAGGCGGTCCGCCTGGACACGGTCGTCGTCTCCTCGCAGCACGCCAGCGACATCGACCTGGAGTCCCTCCTCGCCCCCGACATCCGCGAGTTCGTCGTGGAGCCGGAACTGAAGGCCCTGCTGGACGACGGCATCAAGCTGGACACCGAGGGCTACCGCCTGCTGGTCAACCCGACCGGCCGCTTCGAGATCGGCGGCCCGATGGGCGACGCCGGCCTCACCGGTCGCAAGATCATCATCGACACCTACGGCGGCATGGCCCGCCACGGCGGCGGCGCCTTCTCCGGCAAGGACCCGTCCAAGGTCGACCGCTCGGCGGCGTACGCGATGCGCTGGGTCGCCAAGAACGTGGTCGCGGCCGGTCTCGCCTCGCGCTGCGAGGTCCAGGTCGCCTACGCGATCGGAAAGGCCGAGCCCGTCGGTCTCTTCGTCGAGACCTTCGGCACCGCCAAGGTCGACACCGACCGGATCGAGAAGGCGATCGACGAGGTCTTCGACCTCCGCCCGGCCGCCATCATCCGCGACCTCGACCTGCTCCGCCCGATCTACGGCCAGACCGCCGCGTACGGCCACTTCGGCCGAGAGCTCCCCGAGTTCACCTGGGAGCGCACGGACCGCGTCGAGGCGCTGCGCACGGCGGCGGGGCTGTAG
- the coaBC gene encoding bifunctional phosphopantothenoylcysteine decarboxylase/phosphopantothenate--cysteine ligase CoaBC produces MGKPKVVLGVSGGIAAYKACELLRRLTESGHDVRVVPTDSALHFVGAATWSALSGNPVSTEVWDSVHQVPHVRIGQEAALVVVAPATADMLAKAAHGLADDLLTNTLLTARCPVVFAPAMHTEMWEHPATQENVATLRRRGALVIDPAVGRLTGVDTGKGRLPDPVEIFEVCRRVLARGVTEPDLVGRHVVVTAGGTREPLDPVRFLGNRSSGKQGYALARTAAARGARVTLIEAGTGLPDPAGVDIVRIGTAVQLREAVLKAAPDADVVVMAAAVADFRPRTYASGKIKKKDGQEPEPIVLVRNPDILAEISADRPRPGQVIVGFAAETDDVLANGRAKLARKGCDLLVVNEVGERKTFGSEENEAVVLGADGSDTPVPYGPKEALAETVWDLVADRLG; encoded by the coding sequence GTGGGCAAGCCCAAGGTCGTTCTGGGGGTCAGTGGTGGGATCGCCGCCTACAAGGCGTGCGAGCTGCTCCGCCGACTGACCGAGTCCGGGCATGACGTCCGGGTCGTGCCGACCGACTCCGCGCTGCACTTCGTGGGCGCCGCCACCTGGTCCGCGCTCTCCGGCAACCCCGTCTCCACCGAGGTCTGGGACAGCGTCCACCAGGTGCCGCACGTCCGCATCGGGCAGGAGGCCGCCCTCGTGGTCGTCGCCCCCGCGACCGCCGACATGCTGGCCAAGGCCGCGCACGGCCTCGCCGACGACCTCCTCACCAACACCCTGCTCACCGCCCGCTGCCCGGTCGTCTTCGCCCCCGCGATGCACACCGAGATGTGGGAACACCCGGCCACCCAGGAGAACGTGGCGACGCTCCGCCGCCGGGGCGCCCTCGTCATCGACCCCGCCGTGGGCCGCCTCACCGGCGTCGACACCGGCAAGGGACGGCTGCCCGACCCCGTGGAGATCTTCGAGGTCTGCCGCCGGGTGCTGGCCCGCGGTGTCACCGAGCCCGACCTCGTCGGCCGGCATGTCGTGGTCACCGCCGGGGGCACCCGCGAGCCCCTCGACCCGGTCCGCTTCCTCGGCAACCGTTCCTCCGGCAAACAGGGGTACGCCCTCGCCCGCACGGCCGCCGCACGGGGCGCCCGGGTCACCCTGATCGAGGCGGGCACCGGACTGCCGGACCCCGCGGGCGTGGACATCGTCCGGATCGGCACGGCGGTCCAGCTGCGCGAGGCGGTGCTCAAGGCGGCACCGGACGCGGACGTCGTGGTCATGGCGGCGGCGGTGGCGGACTTCCGTCCCCGGACGTACGCATCCGGCAAGATCAAGAAAAAGGACGGACAGGAGCCCGAGCCGATCGTCCTGGTGCGTAATCCGGACATCCTCGCGGAGATCTCGGCGGATCGCCCCCGCCCCGGCCAGGTGATCGTCGGCTTCGCCGCCGAGACCGACGACGTCCTCGCCAACGGCCGCGCCAAACTGGCACGCAAGGGATGCGACCTGCTCGTGGTGAACGAGGTGGGGGAGCGCAAGACCTTCGGCTCCGAGGAGAACGAGGCCGTGGTGCTGGGGGCCGACGGAAGCGACACGCCCGTGCCGTACGGCCCCAAGGAGGCCCTGGCCGAAACGGTGTGGGACCTGGTCGCGGACCGGCTCGGCTGA
- the rpoZ gene encoding DNA-directed RNA polymerase subunit omega, translating to MSSSISAPEGIINPPIDELLEATDSKYSLVIYAAKRARQINAYYSQLGEGLLEYVGPLVDTHVHEKPLSIALREINAGLLTSEAVEGPA from the coding sequence GTGTCCTCTTCCATCTCCGCGCCCGAGGGCATCATCAACCCGCCGATCGACGAGTTGCTTGAGGCCACCGACTCGAAGTACAGCCTCGTGATCTACGCGGCCAAGCGTGCCCGTCAGATCAACGCGTACTACTCGCAGCTCGGCGAGGGCCTGCTCGAGTACGTCGGTCCCCTCGTCGACACCCACGTCCACGAGAAGCCGCTCTCGATCGCCCTGCGCGAGATCAACGCGGGTCTGCTGACGTCCGAGGCCGTCGAGGGCCCCGCGTAA
- the gmk gene encoding guanylate kinase, giving the protein MAATFRGTTPEPPDVRPRLTVLSGPSGVGKSTVVAHMRKAHPEVWLSVSATTRKPRPGEQHGVHYFFVSDDEMDKLIANSELLEWAEFAGNRYGTPRAAVLERLERGEPVLLEIDLQGARQVRETMPDAQLVFLAPPSWEELVRRLTGRGTEPPDVIERRLEAAKIELAAEPEFDVTLVNTSVEDVARELLALMDVV; this is encoded by the coding sequence ATGGCTGCAACATTCCGGGGGACGACCCCCGAGCCCCCGGACGTACGTCCGCGGCTGACCGTGCTCTCCGGCCCCTCAGGGGTCGGTAAGAGCACGGTCGTCGCCCATATGCGCAAGGCACACCCCGAGGTCTGGCTCTCGGTGTCGGCGACGACCCGCAAGCCACGCCCCGGCGAGCAGCACGGAGTCCACTACTTCTTCGTCTCCGACGACGAGATGGACAAGCTGATCGCCAACAGCGAACTGCTGGAGTGGGCCGAGTTCGCCGGCAACCGCTACGGCACACCCCGGGCTGCCGTGCTCGAACGCCTGGAGCGGGGCGAGCCGGTCCTGCTGGAGATCGATCTCCAGGGTGCACGGCAGGTCCGCGAGACCATGCCGGACGCCCAACTGGTCTTCCTGGCCCCGCCCTCCTGGGAGGAGCTGGTGCGCAGGCTCACCGGGCGGGGCACCGAACCGCCCGACGTGATCGAACGCCGCCTGGAGGCGGCCAAGATCGAGCTGGCGGCCGAGCCGGAGTTCGACGTGACCCTGGTCAACACCTCCGTCGAGGACGTGGCCCGCGAGCTGCTAGCCTTGATGGATGTTGTGTGA
- a CDS encoding integration host factor: MALPPLTPEQRAAALEKAAAARRERAEVKNRLKHSGASLHEVIKQGQENDVIGKMKVSALLESLPGVGKVRAKQIMERLGISESRRVRGLGSNQIASLEREFGSTGS; this comes from the coding sequence GTGGCTCTTCCGCCCCTTACCCCTGAACAGCGCGCAGCCGCGCTCGAAAAGGCCGCCGCGGCTCGCCGGGAGCGGGCCGAGGTCAAGAATCGACTCAAGCACTCCGGCGCCTCCCTGCACGAGGTCATCAAGCAGGGCCAGGAGAACGACGTCATCGGCAAGATGAAGGTCTCCGCGCTGCTCGAGTCGCTGCCCGGCGTGGGCAAGGTCCGCGCCAAGCAGATCATGGAGCGACTCGGCATCTCCGAGAGCCGTCGTGTTCGCGGCCTCGGTTCCAACCAGATCGCTTCCCTGGAGCGTGAATTCGGCAGCACCGGTTCCTGA
- the pyrF gene encoding orotidine-5'-phosphate decarboxylase — translation MTEPFGARLRRAMDERGPLCVGIDPHASLLADWGLDDDIAGLERFSRTVVEALADRVAVLKPQSAFFERFGSRGVAVLEKSVQEARAAGALVVMDAKRGDIGSTMAAYAETFLHQDAPLFSDALTVSPYLGYGSLKPAVDLARENGAGLFVLALTSNPEGGEVQHAVRGDGRNVGATMLAHLAAENAGEEPLGSFGAVVGATLGDLSSYDLDINGPLLAPGIGAQGATPADLPGVFGAAVRHVVPNVSRGVLRHGPYIVALRDASDRFADQIRTATEAARDLR, via the coding sequence ATGACCGAGCCCTTCGGCGCGCGCCTGCGCCGTGCCATGGATGAGCGGGGGCCGCTGTGCGTCGGCATCGACCCGCACGCCTCCCTGCTCGCCGACTGGGGCCTGGACGACGACATCGCCGGACTGGAGCGCTTCAGCCGCACGGTCGTCGAGGCACTCGCGGACCGGGTGGCCGTCCTCAAGCCGCAGAGCGCGTTCTTCGAGCGCTTCGGCTCGCGCGGCGTGGCCGTGCTGGAGAAGTCGGTCCAGGAGGCGCGGGCGGCCGGGGCGCTGGTCGTCATGGACGCCAAGCGCGGAGACATCGGCTCCACCATGGCCGCGTACGCCGAGACCTTCCTGCACCAGGACGCGCCCCTGTTCTCGGACGCGCTGACGGTCTCGCCGTACCTGGGCTACGGCTCCCTGAAGCCCGCCGTGGACCTGGCCCGCGAGAACGGCGCCGGGCTCTTCGTACTGGCGCTCACCTCCAACCCGGAGGGCGGCGAGGTGCAGCACGCGGTGCGCGGCGACGGGCGGAACGTCGGCGCGACCATGCTGGCGCACCTGGCCGCCGAGAACGCGGGGGAGGAGCCCCTGGGGTCCTTCGGCGCGGTCGTCGGCGCCACGCTGGGTGACCTGTCGTCGTACGACCTCGACATCAACGGACCTCTCCTCGCGCCCGGGATCGGCGCCCAGGGAGCCACGCCGGCCGATCTTCCGGGGGTCTTCGGGGCCGCCGTGCGCCATGTGGTGCCGAACGTCAGCCGGGGTGTCCTTCGTCACGGTCCCTACATTGTCGCGCTGCGTGACGCCTCGGATCGTTTCGCGGACCAGATCCGCACCGCGACGGAGGCCGCCCGAGACCTCCGATGA
- a CDS encoding quinone-dependent dihydroorotate dehydrogenase, producing the protein MYKLFFRLVFTRMDPEKAHYLAFRWIRLAVRVPVLRTFVAAALAPRYKELRTEAFGLRMHGPFGLAAGFDKNAVAIDGMSMLGFDHVEIGTVTGEAQPGNPRKRLFRLVADRALINRMGFNNEGSLAVAARLASRTPVFRTVVGVNIGKTKVVPEDEAAGDYVTSTERLAPYADYLVVNVSSPNTPGLRNLQATEALRPLLTAVREAADRTVRTRRVPLLVKIAPDLADEDIDAVADLAVELGLDGIIATNTTIAREGLGLASEPTLVKETGGLSGAPVKARSLAVLRRLYARVGDRITLVGVGGVENAEDAWQRILAGATLVQGYSAFVYEGPFWSRAIHKGLAARLRTSPYATLADAVGADVRKTV; encoded by the coding sequence ATGTACAAGCTCTTCTTCCGGCTCGTCTTCACCCGGATGGATCCCGAGAAGGCCCACTACCTGGCCTTCCGCTGGATCCGTCTCGCCGTCCGCGTCCCCGTGCTGCGCACCTTCGTGGCCGCCGCGCTCGCGCCCCGCTACAAGGAACTGCGCACCGAGGCGTTCGGTCTGCGGATGCACGGCCCGTTCGGGCTGGCCGCCGGCTTCGACAAGAACGCCGTCGCGATCGACGGGATGTCGATGCTCGGCTTCGACCACGTCGAGATCGGCACGGTCACCGGCGAGGCCCAGCCCGGCAACCCCAGGAAGCGGCTGTTCCGCCTGGTCGCGGACCGCGCCCTGATCAACCGCATGGGCTTCAACAACGAGGGCTCCCTCGCCGTAGCCGCCCGTCTGGCCTCCCGTACGCCCGTCTTCAGGACGGTCGTGGGCGTCAACATCGGCAAGACCAAGGTCGTCCCGGAGGACGAGGCCGCCGGGGACTACGTGACGTCCACCGAGCGCCTCGCGCCGTACGCCGACTACCTGGTCGTCAACGTCTCCTCGCCCAACACACCCGGCCTGCGCAACCTCCAGGCCACCGAGGCGCTGCGCCCCCTGCTCACGGCCGTCCGCGAGGCCGCCGACCGCACGGTCCGCACCCGCCGGGTCCCGCTGCTGGTGAAGATCGCGCCGGACCTCGCCGACGAGGACATCGACGCCGTCGCCGACCTCGCCGTGGAACTCGGCCTGGACGGCATCATCGCCACCAACACCACCATCGCGCGCGAGGGACTCGGTCTGGCATCCGAACCCACCCTGGTGAAGGAGACGGGCGGGCTCTCCGGCGCCCCCGTCAAGGCCCGCTCCCTGGCGGTCCTGCGCCGCCTCTACGCGCGCGTGGGCGACCGGATCACCCTGGTCGGCGTCGGTGGCGTCGAGAACGCCGAGGACGCCTGGCAGCGCATCCTGGCGGGCGCCACGCTGGTCCAGGGTTACAGCGCCTTCGTCTACGAGGGCCCCTTTTGGTCGCGCGCCATCCACAAGGGCCTCGCCGCCCGCCTCCGTACGAGCCCGTACGCCACCCTCGCCGACGCGGTCGGCGCCGACGTGAGGAAGACGGTATGA